Proteins from a genomic interval of Diaphorobacter sp. HDW4A:
- a CDS encoding OmpA family protein: MRKTLLVGSLAAVMLATGCANMSDTQRRTATGAGVSALGGAAVGAMAGGHAGSGAVIGAGVGALGTYLWSQHMERQKQEMQAATQGTGVVVTQTADNQLKLDIPSDISFATGRSDIQSNFQPILDKFAEGLRNNPETEVRIVGHTDSTGSDAINNPLSLDRASSARNYITSHGVNGSRILVEGRGSREPIATNDTGEGRAKNRRVEIYVGQRQG, from the coding sequence ATGCGTAAAACCCTTCTCGTCGGAAGCCTCGCCGCCGTCATGCTAGCCACCGGCTGCGCCAACATGAGCGACACCCAGCGCCGCACCGCCACGGGCGCAGGCGTCAGCGCACTGGGCGGCGCAGCAGTCGGTGCCATGGCAGGCGGCCACGCAGGCTCCGGTGCCGTGATCGGCGCGGGCGTAGGCGCCCTCGGCACCTACCTGTGGTCGCAGCACATGGAACGCCAGAAGCAGGAAATGCAGGCCGCGACCCAAGGCACAGGCGTGGTCGTCACGCAGACGGCCGACAACCAGCTCAAGCTCGACATCCCAAGCGACATCTCGTTCGCCACAGGCCGCTCCGACATCCAGAGCAACTTCCAGCCCATTCTCGACAAATTCGCTGAAGGCCTGCGCAACAACCCCGAAACGGAAGTCCGCATCGTCGGCCACACCGACTCCACAGGTTCCGACGCCATCAACAACCCCCTGTCCCTCGACCGCGCGAGCAGCGCCCGCAACTACATCACCTCGCACGGCGTGAACGGCTCCCGTATTCTGGTCGAAGGCCGGGGCTCTCGCGAACCCATCGCCACCAACGACACCGGCGAAGGCCGCGCCAAGAACCGCCGTGTGGAAATCTACGTGGGTCAGCGTCAAGGCTGA
- a CDS encoding murein transglycosylase A: MVHQTMTTKMTSANSASIKINTMNFRLLRLVATTLIVGTLAACSTKPPQATVPSTEPSTSSTVPEYHPVPGTLNQAKSRWVPVEWNDLPGFSDDSLFEAWNAWLRSCEKPAPAFAPLCADVRRLSIADGEAQRSWMMSKLRPYRVEGNDGKTDGMLTGYYEPFLDAARAPGNGFNVPLYGPPADLGVRKPWYTRQQIDTLPAAQAALQGRVLAWVRDPVEAMVLHIQGSGRIRVQEADGTTRVTRLAFAGTNDQPYKSIGKWLLDQGLVRDATWPGITAWTVQNPQRVNELLWANPRFVFFKEETLTPLDAAFGPRGAQGVPLTPGRSIAVDRASIPYGTPVWLASTGPTVQLSRLVLAQDTGSAILGAVRADFFTGWGHEAGEVAGRLKQNLRLWALWPR, translated from the coding sequence ATGGTCCACCAGACAATGACGACCAAGATGACCAGCGCCAACAGTGCTTCAATCAAAATCAACACCATGAATTTTCGACTCCTGCGCCTGGTTGCAACGACGCTGATTGTAGGAACGCTCGCGGCCTGCTCGACCAAGCCCCCACAGGCCACTGTTCCATCGACCGAACCGTCGACGTCTTCCACGGTCCCCGAATACCACCCCGTGCCCGGAACGCTCAATCAGGCCAAGAGCCGCTGGGTGCCGGTGGAGTGGAACGACCTGCCGGGATTCTCCGATGATTCGCTGTTCGAGGCTTGGAACGCCTGGCTGCGCAGCTGCGAAAAACCGGCACCGGCGTTTGCACCGCTGTGCGCCGATGTGCGGCGTCTCTCGATTGCCGATGGTGAAGCGCAGCGCAGCTGGATGATGAGCAAGCTGCGCCCTTACCGCGTGGAAGGCAACGACGGCAAGACCGACGGCATGCTCACCGGTTACTACGAGCCCTTCCTCGACGCCGCGCGTGCGCCCGGCAATGGCTTCAACGTGCCGCTGTATGGCCCGCCCGCTGACCTTGGCGTGCGCAAGCCTTGGTACACGCGCCAGCAGATCGACACGCTGCCCGCCGCGCAGGCCGCGCTGCAGGGCCGGGTGCTGGCATGGGTGCGCGATCCCGTCGAGGCAATGGTGCTGCACATTCAGGGCTCGGGCCGCATCCGCGTGCAGGAGGCCGATGGCACGACGCGCGTGACGCGTCTGGCGTTTGCGGGTACCAACGACCAGCCCTACAAGAGCATCGGCAAGTGGCTGCTCGATCAGGGGCTGGTGCGCGACGCGACCTGGCCGGGCATCACCGCCTGGACCGTGCAGAACCCGCAGCGGGTGAACGAGCTGCTGTGGGCGAATCCACGCTTCGTGTTCTTCAAGGAAGAAACCCTGACTCCGCTCGATGCCGCCTTTGGCCCGCGCGGTGCGCAGGGCGTGCCGCTCACCCCTGGCCGCTCGATTGCGGTGGACCGTGCGAGCATTCCGTACGGCACGCCGGTCTGGCTGGCCTCGACTGGCCCGACGGTGCAGCTCTCGCGGCTGGTGCTCGCACAGGACACCGGCAGCGCCATCCTCGGCGCCGTGCGGGCCGACTTTTTCACCGGCTGGGGACACGAGGCTGGTGAGGTGGCGGGGCGCTTGAAGCAGAACCTGCGCCTGTGGGCGCTGTGGCCGCGCTGA